One window of Nicotiana tomentosiformis chromosome 11, ASM39032v3, whole genome shotgun sequence genomic DNA carries:
- the LOC104105953 gene encoding protein SPIRAL1-like 1 translates to MGRGVSSGGGQSSLGYLFGSGEAPKSTPTNSQAVQSEAQPINKEPSPKPVAPPPPSDATKQIPAGIQSIRADGQNTGNFITDRPSTKIHAAPGGGSSLGYLFGGGSS, encoded by the exons ATGGGTCGTGGAGTTAGCAGTGGAGGAGGTCAGAGCTCATTAGGATACTTGTTTGGGAGTGGTGAGGCTCCAAAATCAACCCCAACAAATTCTCAGGCTGTTCAAAGTGAAGCCCAGCCAATAAATAAAGAGCCATCTCCAAAGCCTGttgctcctcctcctccttctgatGCTACTAAGCAAATCCCCGCAGGTATTCAGAGTATCAGAGCAGATGGTCAAAACACGGGCAACTTTATCACG GACCGACCATCTACCAAAATCCATGCTGCCCCTGGTGGTGGATCTTCTCTGGGATATCTCTTTGGTGGTGGCAGCAGCTGA
- the LOC104105951 gene encoding uncharacterized protein: MNQAVQKNTLYVGGLAEEVNEGILHAAFIPFGDIKDVKTPLDMATQKHRSFGFVTFLEREDASAAMDNMDGAELYGRVLTVNYALPEKIKGGEQGWAAQPIWADADTWFERQQQEEEMKRLQEEQRAAMQAAEELHRKKMAEERDGEKDEETNKQDDPMAMAEAEVLKQNASS; encoded by the exons ATGAACCAGGCAGTGCAGAAGAACACTTTGTATGTCG GTGGATTGGCAGAGGAGGTAAACGAGGGAATACTGCACGCAGCATTCATACCCTTTGGAGATATTAAGGATGTGAAGACTCCATTGGATATGGCTACCCAAAAGCACCGTTCTTTCGGCTTTGTAACCTTCCTTGAGAGAGAGGATGCATCCGccgccatggataatatggatgggGCTGAGCTTTATGGTCGTGTCCTTACTGTAAACTATGCTCTCCCTGAGAAAATCAAGGGTGGTGAACAGGGTTGGGCCGCTCAGCCTA TTTGGGCGGATGCTGACACATGGTTCGAGAGACAACAgcaagaagaagaaatgaagcgCCTTCAGGAAGAGCAGAGGGCTGCAATGCAGGCTGCAGAGGAATTACATAGGAAAAAGATGGCTGAAGAGAGGGATGGGGAAAAGGATGAAGAAACAAATAAGCAAGACGACCCTATGGCAATGGCTGAAGCCGAGGTTTTAAAACAAAATGCTAGTTCTTAG
- the LOC104105952 gene encoding probable 6-phosphogluconolactonase 1 — protein MALSGAKEDGREVRIYEYLDELSSDLADYISELSEASVKERGVFAIALSGGSLISLMRKLCEAPYSKTVDWAKWYIFWVDERVVAKNHVDSNYKLAKDGFLSKVPIVPSHVHSINDTVSAEKAAEDYEFVIRQLVRTRVISVSDISDCPKFDLILLGMGPDGHIASLFPDHSILDEKAEWVTFLTDSPKPPPERITFTLPVINSASNVAVVVTGSSKAEAAHLAIDDVGPDCPLSSPAKMVQPTKGKLVWYLDKAAASKLDGTKFSE, from the exons ATGGCTCTTTCTGGAGCTAAAGAGGATGGAAGAGAGGTGAGGATTTATGAGTATTTAGATGAACTAAGCTCTGATCTGGCAGACTATATTTCAGAACTATCAGAAGCTTCTGTGAAAGAGAGGGGAGTATTTGCCATTGCGTTATCCGGTGGATCTCTCATCAGCTTAATGAG AAAACTATGTGAAGCCCCTTATAGCAAAACAGTTGATTGGGCCAAGTGGTATATATTTTGGGTGGATGAACGTGTGGTGGCAAAGAATCATGTTGATAGTAACTACAAGCTAGCCAAGGATGGATTTTTATCCAAG GTCCCTATTGTTCCAAGCCATGTACATTCTATTAACGACACGGTGTCAGCTGAGAAAGCTGCTGAAGACTATGAGTTTGTCATTAGACAGCTTGTGAGGACTCGTGTAATCAGCGTTTCTGACATTAGCGACTGCCCCAAGTTTGACCTCATCCTTCTTGGGATGGGCCCTGACGGCCACATTGCATCTCTATTCCCTGATCACTCTATACTTGACGAGAAAGCAGAATGGGTGACCTTTTTAACCGACTCGCCCAAGCCCCCTCCGGAAAGGATTACTTTCACTTTGCCAGTGATTAACTCTGCCTCCAATGTGGCTGTGGTTGTTACTGGAAGCAGCAAAGCAGAGGCTGCACATTTGGCAATTGATGATGTCGGGCCTGACTGTCCGTTGTCATCGCCTGCAAAGATGGTCCAGCCAACTAAAGGGAAATTAGTGTGGTATCTGGATAAGGCAGCTGCCTCAAAACTAGATGGCACAAAATTTTCAGAGTAG